A window from Rhizosphaericola mali encodes these proteins:
- a CDS encoding TonB-dependent receptor, protein MFKSVIKAFFLSSGILFSLSSKAQTQTYTGYVKDPSGAGIEGATIKTSSSKKGIITNAEGKFTITVPKGDKITVTAIGYVSASEVAGVDDLTFNLTALTSDLTPVSVGSRGAARSSIESPVPVDVVKLGNFAPTTARADLNSQLMLAVPSFNYNKNSGSDISDAVDFSTIRGMSTSHTLVLVNGKRRHLSSYISSTSGSSGVGVDISTIPQGAIDHVEVLRDGASAQYGSDAIAGVLNIVLKKNVNHFTMTSGWSGYYDHKYNTLNSDDPSKYYTGSKVDGNTFNSTMDWGFALGKKGGFVNIGGNVLAQGKTFRGNPDNNDLIQTRRAFGDGSVTSGGGMYNMELPLSATTKLYSFGGYNYKHSNVYAWTRKYSNPLRFPEASDGSPLFIPSIMKLANSSDGTSDTLDVNNLYYNPQEDVYMKDYSGALGLKGKMGTWDWSLSNNTGYSKVKIYGNKTFNASLPMPDQAYKNRFYDGGFNYLLNVSNLDFTNHFNNVFQGLTLSFGGEFRYENYEIVAGEPDSYRNGGATYDGPTIYNSDGSVAYANGAPKAAGSQGYPGYQPTDAVKSHRTNAAGYLDASFDLTKRWLLDIAARFENYSDFGFVNVYKAATRYKITDNFNIRGSFSTGFRAPSLQELNFSNTNTVISKGELVYQKIVPNYSDLARLAGIPKLKQETSTNYSLGFTWQASREFTATIDGYLIKMKNRIITTGAYDASTPALTDYMNANSLAQAIFFANAVNTTNKGIDVVLDYHHRWSDQHFNVLFTGNIQKVSIDKINVPTELGTSYLAAQQFFSTQAQYNLRASAPGQKFIFNPEYGVGKFSIGGRLTYWGKIEKTGYGYATVPGAAAGEAGGDGISNAGLGYDPYVELDNESGVVPEIFKYNGKFTTDLYMSFILSKSVNWVVGVDNIFNVHPDPAYTKGARANSWNDFPTGGYFDNVQMGFNGMRMWTKLVFNF, encoded by the coding sequence ATGTTTAAAAGTGTGATTAAGGCTTTCTTTTTGAGTTCTGGTATTTTGTTTAGCCTATCTAGTAAAGCACAGACACAAACCTACACTGGTTATGTCAAAGACCCCTCTGGCGCAGGTATTGAAGGCGCTACTATCAAAACATCTTCCTCTAAAAAAGGAATTATTACAAACGCGGAAGGAAAATTTACCATCACAGTACCCAAAGGAGATAAAATCACGGTAACTGCAATTGGCTATGTATCAGCAAGTGAAGTAGCTGGCGTCGATGACCTTACGTTTAATCTAACGGCTTTAACTTCTGACTTAACTCCAGTATCTGTGGGCTCTAGAGGCGCTGCGAGATCATCCATTGAATCTCCCGTTCCTGTTGACGTAGTCAAATTGGGAAATTTTGCTCCGACAACAGCCCGAGCCGACCTTAACTCACAATTAATGTTAGCGGTACCCTCTTTTAACTATAACAAAAATAGTGGAAGTGACATCTCTGATGCCGTTGATTTCTCTACCATTCGAGGCATGTCCACCTCACATACACTCGTTTTAGTAAATGGAAAGAGAAGACATTTATCCTCCTATATATCCAGTACAAGTGGAAGTAGTGGCGTAGGCGTAGACATAAGCACCATACCTCAAGGAGCGATAGACCACGTAGAAGTCTTAAGAGATGGAGCGTCTGCGCAATATGGATCTGATGCCATTGCAGGGGTATTAAATATTGTATTGAAAAAAAATGTCAACCATTTCACGATGACTTCTGGCTGGAGCGGCTACTATGACCACAAATACAATACCTTAAACTCTGATGACCCTTCTAAATATTACACGGGAAGCAAAGTAGATGGAAATACATTTAACTCCACGATGGATTGGGGATTTGCACTTGGAAAAAAAGGCGGCTTTGTCAATATTGGAGGCAATGTATTAGCCCAAGGAAAAACATTTAGAGGCAACCCAGATAATAACGACCTTATCCAAACACGCCGTGCATTCGGAGATGGTTCTGTCACATCTGGAGGCGGCATGTATAATATGGAATTACCATTATCTGCCACAACTAAATTATATTCATTTGGAGGATACAACTATAAGCATTCTAACGTATATGCATGGACACGTAAATACAGCAATCCTTTACGTTTCCCAGAAGCTTCCGATGGAAGCCCCCTTTTTATTCCTAGTATTATGAAATTAGCTAATAGTAGCGATGGAACTTCTGACACTCTTGACGTCAACAACCTTTACTATAACCCACAAGAAGATGTTTATATGAAAGACTATTCGGGAGCACTAGGATTGAAGGGCAAAATGGGTACTTGGGATTGGAGTTTGAGTAATAACACAGGATATAGTAAAGTAAAAATATATGGCAACAAAACATTTAACGCATCTTTGCCAATGCCAGACCAAGCTTATAAAAATAGATTTTACGATGGAGGTTTTAATTATCTTTTAAATGTATCTAACTTAGATTTTACCAATCATTTTAATAATGTATTTCAAGGTCTAACTTTATCATTTGGAGGCGAGTTTCGCTATGAAAACTATGAAATCGTAGCTGGAGAGCCAGACTCCTATAGAAATGGAGGAGCAACTTACGATGGTCCTACAATCTACAATAGTGATGGCTCGGTTGCATACGCTAATGGCGCACCAAAGGCAGCAGGATCTCAAGGTTATCCAGGATATCAACCAACTGACGCTGTTAAGTCTCACCGTACAAACGCAGCAGGATATTTAGATGCATCATTTGATTTGACAAAACGTTGGTTATTAGATATTGCTGCACGTTTTGAAAATTATTCAGACTTTGGATTTGTAAATGTATATAAAGCAGCAACAAGATATAAAATCACAGACAACTTTAATATCCGTGGTTCATTTAGCACTGGCTTCCGCGCACCATCTTTACAAGAATTAAATTTTAGTAATACCAACACGGTAATTTCAAAAGGAGAATTAGTATATCAAAAAATAGTTCCTAATTATAGTGACTTGGCAAGACTTGCGGGAATTCCTAAACTAAAACAAGAAACCTCCACGAACTATAGTTTAGGATTTACTTGGCAAGCAAGTAGAGAATTTACAGCCACAATAGATGGATATCTCATCAAGATGAAAAATCGTATAATTACTACGGGAGCCTATGATGCCTCTACTCCTGCCTTAACTGATTATATGAATGCAAATTCATTAGCACAAGCTATATTCTTCGCCAATGCAGTGAATACAACCAACAAAGGTATCGATGTAGTTTTGGACTACCATCATCGCTGGAGCGACCAACACTTTAATGTATTATTTACAGGCAATATCCAAAAAGTATCCATTGATAAAATTAATGTTCCTACAGAATTGGGTACATCATACCTAGCAGCGCAACAGTTTTTTAGCACACAGGCTCAATATAATTTAAGAGCAAGCGCTCCTGGCCAAAAATTTATTTTCAATCCAGAATATGGCGTGGGTAAATTTTCAATTGGAGGTCGTTTAACCTATTGGGGTAAGATTGAAAAAACAGGATATGGCTATGCAACTGTACCAGGTGCTGCAGCTGGCGAAGCAGGTGGAGATGGCATTTCCAATGCAGGTCTTGGATATGATCCTTATGTAGAATTAGACAATGAATCAGGCGTAGTACCAGAAATATTCAAATATAATGGCAAGTTTACCACAGATCTATACATGAGTTTTATACTTTCCAAATCTGTAAATTGGGTAGTAGGTGTAGATAACATATTCAATGTACACCCAGATCCAGCTTACACAAAAGGAGCAAGAGCCAATTCATGGAATGATTTCCCTACAGGTGGTTATTTTGACAACGTACAAATGGGATTTAACGGTATGCGTATGTGGACCAAATTAGTATTCAACTTTTAA
- a CDS encoding BlaI/MecI/CopY family transcriptional regulator — protein MKALTKAEEQIMQVLWKLKEAFLKDVVENMPEPKPHVNTIATVLKILHEKGFVKVESFSRIHRYSPAITKEAYSNQSMTTLVKNYFSGSYKNAVSFLVEEDKISVDDLQLLLDQLKKK, from the coding sequence ATGAAAGCGTTAACAAAAGCAGAGGAGCAGATTATGCAAGTGCTTTGGAAATTGAAAGAAGCTTTTCTGAAAGATGTCGTAGAAAATATGCCCGAGCCCAAACCACATGTCAACACAATCGCAACGGTATTGAAAATATTACACGAAAAAGGATTTGTGAAAGTGGAATCTTTTAGTCGTATTCATCGCTACTCGCCTGCAATAACTAAAGAAGCTTATTCCAATCAATCCATGACGACATTGGTCAAAAATTATTTTAGTGGATCGTACAAAAATGCGGTTTCTTTTTTAGTAGAAGAGGACAAAATTAGCGTTGACGATCTACAATTATTATTGGATCAATTGAAGAAAAAATAG
- a CDS encoding M56 family metallopeptidase: MQPVFIYLGKMVLCSGLFLGYYWIALRNKKFHYYNRFYLLFAALFSLFIPFIHLSSLIFVTKKNFDPALLHYLYESDTLPDVIVRTSHFWDTSTIIFCAVAITSLVFITIFLKSISRIVHLKKELPGLEQDGLTIYNSNLSDAPFSFFHSIFWREDLDIQSSVGAQIFAHELAHIEQKHSLDKVFLQSLCALFWFNPFFWIMQKEMAMIHEFMADEKSVQNQDTQAFAKMLLMAQFGNTILSPINPFAFSPIKRRLVMLTKEQKVRFSFFRRLMILPLLACTTLLFAFRLKEENLPKIDLQNWAKSAGINLTPINNFVGKSLGLKILPDTIIRIKDKTGIRDTTITSPNSSVFLLSDNRKDTHPDNKMKSQKIIVEDVGLAPAQEDGVNQEKLKGRVSGLSLKDTTRVIVVTGRPSANGTPLIVIDGVPNKEGDINTLNPNDIQSITVLKDKNAEAIYGLKARSGVIMITTKQGHANASKSASELNDLMQIPQADREVTVVGFDKNAKDNGIKEARFNGSWREYLERHLRADVPIENKAPGGRNYTVIVSFNVSSTGVISNAHAENNPGYGTAEEAVRIIQNSPPWKPATKNGTPIDCKQRQQITFQVLKN, from the coding sequence ATGCAACCTGTATTTATTTATCTCGGCAAAATGGTTCTTTGTTCTGGTTTGTTTTTGGGTTATTATTGGATTGCATTAAGAAACAAAAAATTTCATTACTATAATAGATTCTATCTATTGTTTGCCGCCCTTTTCAGTTTATTTATTCCGTTTATACATTTGTCTTCTTTGATTTTTGTAACAAAGAAAAATTTTGATCCTGCGTTATTGCATTATTTATACGAAAGTGATACTTTGCCGGATGTTATAGTCCGCACCTCTCATTTTTGGGATACTTCCACGATTATTTTTTGTGCCGTTGCTATCACCTCACTAGTCTTTATAACTATATTTTTGAAGAGTATTTCTCGTATAGTTCATTTAAAAAAAGAATTACCAGGACTGGAGCAGGATGGATTGACGATTTATAATTCCAATTTGTCCGATGCGCCGTTTAGTTTTTTTCATTCTATCTTTTGGCGAGAAGATTTAGATATTCAATCTTCCGTCGGTGCGCAGATATTTGCACACGAGTTAGCTCATATTGAGCAAAAACATTCTTTGGATAAAGTGTTTTTACAGAGTTTATGTGCGCTATTTTGGTTCAATCCATTTTTTTGGATCATGCAAAAAGAGATGGCAATGATACATGAGTTTATGGCAGATGAGAAGTCTGTGCAGAATCAAGATACACAAGCCTTTGCCAAAATGTTATTAATGGCGCAATTTGGGAATACTATACTGAGTCCTATCAATCCATTTGCTTTTTCACCGATTAAAAGGAGATTGGTTATGCTTACAAAAGAACAAAAAGTGCGTTTCTCCTTTTTTCGAAGATTGATGATCCTGCCTTTATTGGCTTGTACTACACTATTATTTGCATTTAGATTAAAAGAAGAAAATTTACCCAAAATAGATTTGCAAAACTGGGCGAAGTCTGCTGGGATAAATCTTACTCCTATTAATAATTTTGTAGGCAAAAGCCTAGGGCTAAAAATTTTACCAGATACTATAATTAGAATAAAAGATAAAACTGGAATACGTGATACGACAATTACTTCTCCCAATTCGTCTGTTTTTCTTTTGTCAGACAATCGAAAAGATACTCATCCTGATAATAAGATGAAGAGTCAGAAGATTATAGTAGAGGATGTGGGTTTAGCTCCTGCTCAAGAGGACGGTGTAAATCAAGAAAAATTAAAGGGTCGAGTTTCTGGATTAAGCTTAAAAGACACCACTAGAGTTATTGTAGTGACTGGCAGACCAAGTGCTAATGGTACGCCTCTTATAGTCATCGATGGTGTGCCAAATAAAGAGGGTGATATAAATACGCTTAATCCAAATGATATCCAGAGTATAACCGTACTTAAAGATAAAAATGCAGAGGCTATTTATGGTTTGAAAGCAAGGAGTGGAGTAATTATGATTACTACAAAACAAGGTCATGCAAATGCTTCAAAATCTGCCAGTGAATTGAATGATCTTATGCAAATACCTCAAGCGGATAGAGAAGTGACCGTCGTTGGGTTTGATAAGAATGCTAAGGATAATGGTATTAAAGAGGCTCGATTTAATGGTTCTTGGAGAGAATATTTGGAAAGACACTTACGTGCAGATGTGCCTATTGAAAATAAAGCCCCAGGTGGTCGTAATTACACCGTTATCGTTTCATTTAATGTAAGTTCTACTGGAGTGATATCTAATGCGCATGCGGAAAATAATCCTGGTTACGGAACTGCAGAGGAAGCAGTTAGAATTATTCAAAATTCTCCGCCATGGAAACCAGCAACTAAAAATGGAACTCCGATAGATTGCAAACAAAGACAACAAATTACTTTTCAAGTATTGAAAAATTAA
- a CDS encoding helix-turn-helix transcriptional regulator — translation MKQFYALISYKHLLKSILFLLICITKDISADAKITFQDSLYQAANNPETPLKNRYEAYDRLIYLLRTKDNFSFCYQVNQQFIALTKENKDYTELTNAYMHLSMIYNNQAKYVEMQNCIDSASFYYQKAKSPTALVYLNFAKLSRELSFNRNAEVVKLSMNIIPIAEKYHLNFILSRIYNNLYMIYEEWSKFEQANNYQNKSELYANATKEINFILYCYSDRSDLLVDMMNTKNHAIFVDSIFKILDQSFDIVRTYPDQVSNFVLSTLYESKAEYLINYKLKNKDQKDINEIERNLDSALTYCPKKQNNCLNIIANIYAQKAKIAHLNNNPIQEESYLLQAYQTQLMQSPLNFMDLDAYLDKIVSFYKTSKNYEKALAYQEKLINFKEKQFNQTQAKAAQRYEAEFQSEKKDRLLKEFELKDDNRKKMMFLYLGLLILGIVGAFYIYKSIKLKLQVSLATQKQLQSEKHEQELQIKFEKEERQRLKTEQDLLALQQQKLQTEILANRLQLHHKNEVLRQIKDNIHSENSVNIAKILREESMVDKDFENAVFQIEEVHPNFFKSLNEKSVQKLTPLDLKYCAYIYLGMNAKQIGNLLNVESKSVRMTKYRLKQKIGFATETTLEDFLKTIA, via the coding sequence TTGAAACAATTTTACGCTTTAATATCCTACAAACATTTATTAAAATCTATTTTATTCTTACTAATATGTATCACTAAAGACATTAGTGCAGATGCGAAAATCACATTTCAGGATAGTCTATATCAAGCTGCGAACAATCCAGAGACACCTCTGAAAAATAGATATGAAGCTTATGATCGCTTGATTTATTTATTAAGAACAAAAGATAATTTTTCGTTTTGCTATCAAGTCAATCAACAATTTATTGCTCTTACAAAAGAAAATAAAGATTATACAGAGTTAACAAATGCGTATATGCATCTTTCCATGATTTATAATAATCAGGCAAAATATGTGGAAATGCAAAATTGTATTGACTCCGCCTCTTTCTATTACCAAAAAGCAAAATCTCCCACGGCATTGGTTTATTTAAACTTTGCAAAATTATCGAGAGAATTATCCTTTAATCGTAATGCAGAAGTGGTGAAATTATCTATGAATATTATACCAATTGCCGAAAAATATCATCTTAATTTCATTCTTTCTAGAATTTACAATAATCTTTATATGATTTATGAGGAATGGAGTAAGTTTGAACAAGCCAATAATTACCAGAATAAAAGTGAGCTATATGCAAATGCCACTAAAGAAATTAATTTTATTCTATATTGTTATTCTGACAGATCTGATCTCTTGGTAGACATGATGAATACAAAAAATCATGCAATATTTGTAGACAGTATATTCAAAATACTTGATCAAAGCTTTGATATAGTGCGCACTTATCCAGACCAAGTCTCCAATTTTGTATTATCCACACTTTATGAAAGTAAAGCAGAGTATCTAATTAATTATAAATTAAAAAACAAAGATCAAAAAGATATCAATGAAATTGAGCGTAATCTGGACTCTGCGCTAACATATTGCCCAAAAAAACAGAACAATTGTCTAAACATCATTGCCAATATTTATGCGCAAAAAGCGAAAATTGCACATTTAAATAACAACCCTATTCAAGAAGAATCTTATTTGCTGCAAGCTTACCAAACCCAGCTAATGCAATCACCACTCAATTTTATGGACTTAGACGCTTACCTAGATAAAATTGTATCATTTTACAAAACTTCCAAAAATTATGAAAAAGCACTTGCTTATCAAGAAAAATTAATCAATTTTAAAGAGAAACAATTTAATCAGACTCAAGCTAAAGCCGCACAACGATACGAAGCAGAATTCCAATCAGAAAAGAAAGATCGACTTTTAAAAGAATTTGAACTAAAGGACGATAATCGTAAAAAAATGATGTTTTTATATTTAGGATTATTGATACTTGGCATTGTGGGCGCATTTTACATTTATAAATCCATCAAATTAAAATTACAAGTCTCCTTAGCCACACAAAAACAATTGCAATCCGAAAAACACGAGCAAGAATTGCAGATCAAATTTGAAAAGGAAGAGAGACAAAGGCTAAAAACTGAACAAGATTTATTAGCCTTACAACAACAAAAACTTCAAACAGAAATACTTGCAAATCGGTTGCAGTTACATCATAAAAACGAGGTACTCAGACAGATAAAGGATAATATTCACTCAGAAAACTCTGTAAATATTGCCAAGATTTTGAGAGAAGAGAGCATGGTTGACAAAGATTTTGAAAACGCAGTATTTCAAATTGAAGAAGTACATCCCAATTTTTTTAAGAGTTTGAATGAAAAATCTGTACAGAAATTGACTCCACTCGACCTGAAATACTGTGCTTACATTTATCTTGGTATGAATGCGAAACAAATAGGGAATCTTCTAAATGTAGAATCCAAAAGCGTACGCATGACCAAATATCGCTTAAAGCAAAAAATTGGTTTTGCAACAGAAACTACACTTGAAGATTTTCTTAAAACAATAGCTTAA
- a CDS encoding proline dehydrogenase family protein, which produces MSLSFENTEVAFRYRNNKELKKAHFLFKSMGSPFLTNAGIKLTDIALKFKLPVKSIIKSTIFDQFCGGETIEEAAKTSEILGRYNVSVALDYGVEGKESEADFDNAVPEFVRAIEYAASQKNIPFIPIKLTGFAKFSLLEKVHSSHNLTQEELNAWNRVGKRIDTICGAAARNKIMILIDAEETWIQKPVDDLTDLMMEKYNKDACYIYNTYQQYCTDRLEFLKISFNRAVEKGYYLGAKIVRGAYMEKERARAASMGYPSPINPDKKTTDEHYDAAVAFCLEHLDKITVFIGTHNEDSCLKAVKKLQEKGIPPANPHVYFAQLFGMSDNMTFNLADAGYHANKYLPYGPVKDVIPYLMRRAQENTSVAGQTGRELSLIEKEIKRRKL; this is translated from the coding sequence ATGTCACTTTCATTTGAAAATACGGAAGTTGCTTTTCGTTACAGGAATAACAAGGAATTAAAAAAAGCACATTTTTTATTTAAATCTATGGGGTCTCCATTTTTAACGAATGCGGGGATCAAACTTACCGACATTGCATTAAAGTTTAAATTGCCCGTTAAAAGTATTATTAAGTCAACCATATTTGATCAATTTTGTGGTGGAGAGACTATTGAAGAAGCAGCTAAGACTTCTGAGATATTGGGTAGATATAATGTGAGTGTGGCATTAGATTATGGTGTTGAAGGAAAAGAATCGGAAGCTGATTTTGATAATGCAGTACCAGAATTTGTACGTGCTATTGAATATGCTGCTTCGCAAAAAAATATTCCATTTATTCCAATCAAATTAACGGGTTTCGCAAAATTTAGTTTGCTTGAAAAAGTACATTCTAGCCATAATTTAACACAAGAAGAACTAAACGCTTGGAATAGAGTTGGTAAACGTATAGATACCATCTGTGGCGCTGCGGCGCGTAACAAAATTATGATTTTGATCGATGCGGAAGAAACTTGGATCCAAAAGCCGGTCGATGATCTTACGGATCTGATGATGGAAAAATACAATAAAGACGCCTGCTATATTTACAATACTTATCAACAATATTGTACAGATCGATTGGAATTTTTAAAAATTTCCTTTAATAGAGCTGTAGAAAAAGGATACTATCTCGGTGCTAAGATTGTGCGCGGTGCCTATATGGAAAAAGAGCGAGCTCGTGCAGCTTCAATGGGCTATCCCTCTCCGATAAATCCAGATAAAAAAACGACAGATGAGCATTATGATGCTGCCGTTGCGTTTTGCTTAGAACATTTGGATAAAATTACGGTTTTCATTGGTACCCATAACGAAGATAGTTGTCTAAAAGCAGTGAAGAAATTGCAAGAAAAAGGAATTCCTCCAGCCAATCCTCATGTGTATTTTGCACAGTTATTTGGGATGAGTGATAATATGACATTTAATCTCGCAGATGCTGGTTATCATGCGAATAAATATTTGCCCTACGGACCGGTGAAAGATGTCATTCCTTATCTGATGCGAAGAGCGCAAGAAAATACTTCGGTCGCAGGACAGACCGGGCGCGAACTTTCTTTAATAGAAAAAGAAATAAAACGTAGAAAGTTGTAA
- a CDS encoding DUF4097 family beta strand repeat-containing protein: MLKKYFPILGLCAIIALPSCIQSSQAENHSFQFFEKYVTETIDTKQFPSNSFTKVNSATPGGNIEVLGDAGAQSSVEVIASSNKYSGAELKQKIAEIYDLNVSVSNGELFAQAKIKSEIKKLSNTHISINFKLHVPNAVSTSLKTSGGNLHLASLRGDQDFATSGGNIAFEDIHGMINGRTSGGNIVFKNVDNTVKVSTSGGNILAENANGNLQLTTSGGNISGENLTGSFDVVTSGGNIALNQLAGKVDGSTSGGQITVSMRQISGDIQLRNSGGGISLTVPKNTAANVQFVGENLDGIKNHMENFSGNLSKKTISGKINGGGNSNINVSSSGGSIQFNQL, encoded by the coding sequence ATGTTAAAGAAATATTTTCCAATTTTAGGTTTATGTGCCATCATCGCATTGCCTTCTTGTATCCAATCATCTCAAGCAGAAAATCATTCTTTTCAGTTTTTTGAAAAATATGTAACTGAGACCATTGATACAAAACAATTTCCTTCCAACTCATTTACCAAAGTCAATTCTGCAACTCCTGGCGGCAATATTGAAGTACTAGGGGATGCAGGTGCTCAGAGTTCCGTGGAAGTAATTGCTAGTAGTAACAAATATTCTGGTGCCGAATTGAAACAAAAGATTGCAGAAATTTATGATTTAAATGTAAGTGTTTCAAATGGTGAGCTATTTGCGCAAGCCAAGATTAAATCAGAAATTAAGAAATTGTCTAACACACATATTTCTATCAATTTTAAATTACATGTTCCTAATGCGGTTTCCACGTCTTTAAAAACAAGTGGCGGTAATTTGCACTTAGCTTCTCTACGTGGAGATCAAGATTTCGCAACTTCTGGCGGTAATATTGCATTTGAAGATATACACGGTATGATTAATGGTCGTACTTCTGGTGGCAATATCGTATTTAAAAATGTGGATAATACAGTCAAAGTTTCTACGAGTGGCGGCAATATTCTTGCGGAAAATGCAAATGGTAATTTGCAACTAACGACAAGTGGTGGCAATATTTCAGGTGAAAATCTAACAGGAAGTTTTGATGTTGTGACGAGTGGCGGTAATATTGCGTTGAATCAACTTGCTGGAAAGGTCGACGGTAGCACAAGTGGCGGACAGATTACCGTTTCTATGAGACAAATCTCTGGTGATATTCAATTGCGTAATTCAGGTGGTGGTATTTCCTTGACAGTACCCAAAAATACGGCAGCAAATGTTCAATTTGTCGGAGAGAATTTAGATGGAATTAAAAATCATATGGAAAATTTCAGTGGTAATCTTTCCAAAAAAACGATTTCTGGTAAAATAAATGGCGGTGGTAATTCCAATATTAATGTTTCTTCCTCTGGTGGTAGCATACAATTCAATCAATTATAG